A genomic window from Astatotilapia calliptera chromosome 12, fAstCal1.2, whole genome shotgun sequence includes:
- the LOC113034231 gene encoding uncharacterized protein LOC113034231, translated as MALLLRVHVSPKLIRKIQLSTVPESVKQLQDELQAKLGLEGDFAIQYEDPDFGNALCNLMDIKELPAGRAVLHLIWEENASASPPQTPSDHSAISSIDTASVSSASSFSPSSSTKTYMRSTSQWPNPFPIPTFSYDVALKLRKGNEVYEKAGANLSVTRDIKMEILDKLAQEMFAIKAYPDKNEITSVAQELVSKHPCLKEPGNGTGYDGWATSIKFKLGNYRSKLSKAGCSEVAVNRKRRGEEDDSGSNRFSLKKPKRGEVNFIPDGPENYNDESLENERCILEDEMKKRDKNMALITQKMDITFSLRRKEVVEMQPLVKEMQLRWPALFLKEQICAEFSRITTKDLMGTFLTALDTYSLRLIKLYRIRKAAFRNDMDSLLQKFDEQVSNIVQHRRTISLEGLPIFVRDDETKLFLTCLDTDPVERATRGVTVGILTVLEDYVGPNSQSTVVNTAIVLEEDIILDDLPDLPTAFAYLFGLLYGLNMEFPKELKYTFEAVQHIFMELTSTCSQRIRSFKTKLLTKV; from the exons ATG GCCCTGTTACTGCGAGTCCACGTCAGTCCAAAACTTATCAGAAAAATCCAACTGTCCACTGTTCCAGAATCTGTGAAGCAGCTTCAAGATGAACTACAAGCAAAGCTTGGACTTGAAGGTGACTTTGCAATACAATATGAAGACCCAGATTTTGGGAACGCACTTTGCAACCTGATGGATATTAAGGAGCTACCTGCTGGACGGGCAGTGTTGCACCTCATTTGGGAGGAAAATGCATCAGCCTCGCCACCACAGACTCCATCTGATCATAGCGCTATCTCATCTATTGATACAGCCAGTGTGAGTTCAGCATCTTCTTTCAGCCCATCCTCATCCACAAAGACCTACATGCGTAGCACTTCACAGTGGCCAAATCCATTTCCTATCCCAACCTTTTCCTATGATGTAGCGTTAAAACTTCGCAAGGGCAATGAGGTATATGAGAAAGCAGGGGCAAATTTAAGTGTAACAAGAGACATCAAGATGGAAATTCTAGACAAGTTGGCACAAGAAATGTTTGCAATCAAAGCGTACCCTGACAAGAATGAAATAACATCTGTTGCACAGGAGCTAGTTTCCAAACATCCCTGCCTCAAAGAGCCTGGCAATGGCACAGGATATGATGGTTGGGCAACAAGCATTAAGTTCAAGCTTGGCAACTACCGTTCCAAGCTAAGTAAAGCTGGATGTAGTGAAGTTGCAGTCAATCGAAAAAGAAGAGGGGAAGAAGATGACAGTGGCTCAAATAGATTTTCCTTAAAGAAACCAAAGCGAGGTGAAGTCAACTTTATCCCTGATGGCCCAGAAAACTACAATGATGAGTCTCTTGAAAATGAAAGATGCATTTTGGAAGATGAAATGAAGAAGAGGGATAAGAACATGGCACTCATCACCCAAAAGATGGACATCACATTCTCTCTCAGGAGGAAAGAAGTTGTGGAGATGCAGCCCTTGGTCAAGGAAATGCAGCTCAGATGGCCAGCTCTCTTCTTGAAAGAACAG ATTTGTGCGGAATTCTCACGCATTACCACCAAGGATCTCATGGGGACCTTCTTGACTGCCCTCGACACTTACTCACTTCGGCTGATTAAGCTGTATCGAATTAGAAAAGCTGCTTTCCGCAATGACATGGATTCCCTGTTGCAGAAGTTTGATGAACAg GTCTCAAACATAGTCCAGCATCGACGAACCATCAGTTTGGAAGGGTTACCGATATTTGTTCGCGACGACGAGACCAAACTCTTCTTAACATGTCTG gATACAGATCCAGTTGAGAGGGCAACCCGAGGTGTTACGGTGGGCATCCTCACTGTTCTGGAGGACTACGTGGGACCCAACTCGCAGTCCACAGTGGTCAACACTGCCATTGTTTTGGAAGAGGACATTATTCTTGATGATCTGCCAGACCTTCCCACTGCCTTTGCCTACTTGTTTGGCCTACTTTATGGGCTCAACATGGAGTTTCCCAAAGAACTCAAGTACACATTTGAAGCTGTGCAACACATTTTTATGGAGTTGACATCTACCTGTTCCCAGAGGATAAGAAGCTTCAAAACCAAGCTCTTAACCAAAGTCTAA
- the LOC113033294 gene encoding uncharacterized protein LOC113033294: MQCQFCSFVCSSQEVLLRHHQLRHRRGFHLPCVYSDCVCSFRTRGALKSHLSRSHNRAKKRQEISTFFCDFCEFKENCSQHTFISHILRHLKKNQTVSCPFQKCDYATNNLTTFTSHTSRKHKNSKDIKNCIRLISHANACPSESSSPDKSLNTSQEPETLPSGSGVASSDKEDNEFVDYQCLEHKIARLFLCMQTLLHVSKSALQRIIEEISDILKFSQVHSFQRIKQVLAEQNIEADDDVIKNINDALFKTNPLIISTEPKGALSTDYKRNIYFKNNFHVIEPTEYIYKARTRNTFVYVSVNQVLENLLKEKSFFEKLAFDKEISEGYRSFRDGQYFKNNKLLGLQDTCISLALYIDDFEICNP, translated from the coding sequence ATGCAGTGCCAGTTCTGCTCTTTTGTCTGTTCAAGCCAAGAAGTACTCTTAAGACATCACCAGCTACGACATAGAAGAGGATTTCATTTGCCCTGTGTTTACAGTGACTGCGTCTGTTCGTTCAGGACACGAGGGGCATTGAAGTCTCACCTCAGCAGATCACACAACAGGGCTAAGAAAAGGCAGGAGATCtcaacatttttttgtgatttttgtgaatttaaggaaaactgctcacagcatacatttatttcacatattttaaggcacttaaaaaaaaatcagactgtATCCTGTCCTTTCCAAAAATGTGACTATGCTACCAACAATTTAACAACCTTTAcgtcacacacaagcagaaagcacaaaaactcaaaagatataaaaaactGTATTAGACTGATTTCTCATGCAAATGCATGTCCTAGTGAAAGTAGCTCCCCTGATAAATCCTTAAATACCTCTCAGGAGCCAGAGACATTACCAAGTGGTTCAGGTGTAGCATCAAGTGATAAAGAGGACAATGAGTTTGTAGATTACCAATGTCTTGAACATAAAATAGCTAGACTTTTTCTATGCATGCAAACATTGTTACATGTTTCTAAAAGTGCTTTGCAGAGAATTATTGAGGAAAttagtgacattttaaaattttctcaggttcattcatttcaaagaatCAAACAGGTGCTTGCTGAACAGAACATTGAGGCAGATGATgatgtaattaaaaatataaatgatgcaCTTTTCAAAACCAACCCATTAATTATCTCAACAGAACCAAAAGGTGCATTATCTACTGATTACAagagaaatatttatttcaagaataattttcatgtAATTGAGCCTACAGAGTACATCTACAAAGCGAGAACTagaaatacatttgtttatgtCTCAGTAAACCAGGTCTTGGAGAACTTATTGAAAGAGAAAAGTTTCTTTGAAAAGTTAGCATTTGATAAAGAAattagtgaaggttacagatCATTTAGAGATGGGCAGTatttcaaaaacaacaagcttTTAGGATTGCAAGATACTTGCATTAGTTTAGCTTTGTATATTGACGACTTTGAAATATGCAACCCTTAA